Proteins found in one Thalassophryne amazonica chromosome 1, fThaAma1.1, whole genome shotgun sequence genomic segment:
- the LOC117521067 gene encoding membrane-bound transcription factor site-2 protease-like: MGRSVTVWVPLMRSYIVIALQVFGLGFGCWLSNVWTGQWTCCSNNSLTDLCFSYLKPLSVSREREYACMPVRKMVTGTRTCRTDGDCAMHYHASSICVTPSLENQTRFIRVTHPPNTHMLFVGYPPHLQYAVSLTNFVPRFGFLHQDLPVFLETFCKYVVSLSGALAVVNSVPCFALDGQWMLNALLDATLVTVVTDRQKRELIGFFLLLAGSALLAANVALGLWMVHGTVTTAITCP, translated from the exons ATGGGCCGCTCTGTCACTGTCTGGGTGCCTCTTATGCGTTCTTACATTGTTATTGCTCTGCAGGTTTTTGGACTTGGGTTTGGTTGTTGG CTTTCAAACGTTTGGACGGGACAATGGACCTGCTGCAGCAACAACAGCCTGACAGACTTGTGTTTCTCCTACCTCAAACCACTGTCCGTCAGCCGAGAGAGAGAG TATGCCTGCATGCCGGTGCGCAAGATGGTGACGGGGACGCGAACGTGTCGAACGGACGGTGACTGTGCCATGCACTACCACGCCTCCAGCATTTGTGTCACACCTTCTCTGGAGAACCAGACTCGCTTTATCCGCGTGACACATCCTCCCAACACCCACATGCTGTTTGTGGGATACCCGCCGCACCTTCAGTACGCTG TCAGCCTGACAAACTTTGTTCCTCGGTTCGGTTTCCTCCATCAGGATCTGCCCGTCTTCTTGGAGACCTTCTGCAA ATATGTGGTGTCTCTCTCTGGGGCGTTAGCCGTGGTCAACTCTGTGCCGTGCTTTGCTCTCGACGGCCAGTGGATGCTCAACGCCCTGCTTGATGCAACACTGGTTACCGTCGTAACAGACCGGCAAAAGCGAGAGCTGATTGGATTCTTCTTGCTGCTGGCGGGCAGCGCTCTGCTGGCAGCCAACGTGGCGTTGGGTCTGTGGATGGTCCACGGCACGGTAACCACAGCCATTACCTGCCCGTAA